The Anaerolineales bacterium genome includes a region encoding these proteins:
- a CDS encoding AAA family ATPase, translating into MHIQNVTVDIQDFPAREFYPFNLGVFQRPLSLPFRSNVTFFIGENGCGKTTLLQALAARCGIQIWRETERRRVKNNPHVHKFPNCLRVEWAGERVPGIYFGSNYFQFFSEILDEWAVADPGQLKYFGGSSLLTLSHGQSILTYFHKLFALNAVFILDEPETALSPKSQVELLNHLRAVGQDGHAQFLIATHSPILLACPGAAIYGFEDGSVREVEYEQTDYYRIYRDFMNERERFLS; encoded by the coding sequence ATGCATATCCAAAACGTCACCGTCGACATTCAGGATTTTCCGGCCCGGGAGTTCTACCCCTTCAACCTGGGCGTTTTTCAACGGCCGCTGTCCCTGCCCTTCCGGTCGAACGTCACCTTTTTCATCGGCGAAAACGGATGTGGCAAAACCACCCTGCTCCAGGCCCTCGCCGCCCGCTGCGGGATCCAGATCTGGCGCGAGACCGAACGCCGGCGGGTGAAAAACAACCCCCACGTGCACAAGTTTCCGAACTGCCTGCGGGTGGAATGGGCCGGGGAAAGGGTTCCCGGCATCTACTTCGGCTCGAATTATTTCCAATTCTTCTCGGAGATCCTGGACGAGTGGGCCGTTGCGGATCCCGGGCAGTTGAAGTATTTCGGGGGCAGTTCGCTCTTGACCCTTTCCCACGGCCAATCGATCCTGACCTACTTCCACAAGCTGTTCGCCCTGAATGCCGTCTTCATCCTCGACGAACCGGAAACCGCCCTTTCCCCGAAGAGCCAAGTGGAGTTGTTGAACCATTTGCGGGCGGTCGGGCAGGACGGGCATGCCCAATTCCTCATCGCCACCCATTCGCCGATCCTGCTGGCCTGCCCCGGCGCGGCGATTTACGGGTTCGAGGACGGTTCCGTCCGCGAGGTGGAATACGAACAGACGGATTACTACCGGATCTACCGCGACTTCATGAATGAGAGGGAAAGGTTCCTATCCTGA
- a CDS encoding adenosine-specific kinase, whose protein sequence is MDIRIVPIEKPESVNVILGQSHFIKTVEDLHEALAGAVPGIQFGLAFNEASGPCLVRASGTSEAMIALAKKNARAVGAGHAFLVFLENCYPVNVLNAVKNVPEVCRIFCATANPVRVVVAEDGGGRGILGVIDGNAPLGIEGEKDVADRKAMLRKFGYKL, encoded by the coding sequence ATGGACATCCGAATCGTCCCCATCGAGAAACCCGAATCCGTGAACGTGATTCTCGGGCAATCCCACTTCATCAAGACCGTCGAGGATCTGCACGAGGCCCTGGCGGGCGCCGTGCCCGGAATCCAGTTCGGGCTGGCGTTCAACGAGGCATCCGGCCCCTGCCTGGTCCGCGCCTCCGGAACCTCCGAGGCGATGATCGCTCTGGCGAAGAAAAACGCCCGGGCGGTCGGCGCCGGGCATGCCTTTCTCGTCTTCCTCGAGAATTGCTATCCGGTCAACGTGCTCAACGCGGTCAAGAACGTTCCCGAGGTGTGCCGGATATTCTGCGCCACGGCCAATCCCGTTCGGGTCGTCGTCGCCGAGGACGGCGGGGGGCGCGGAATCCTGGGGGTGATCGACGGCAACGCGCCGCTCGGGATCGAGGGCGAAAAGGATGTCGCCGACCGCAAAGCGATGCTGCGCAAGTTCGGCTACAAGCTCTAG